One stretch of Sinomonas terrae DNA includes these proteins:
- a CDS encoding alkaline phosphatase family protein gives MAPVFPATVAASLREDEAGGLYACFSIRRTAKPFRGDRMSGVQGRIGKLMRQCPRLVAAAALTLLAFAGCHSSLPGPAPPSGASPAATSSTSAATSGHVFVINLENKSYLRTWGPASVAPYLSGTLRAQGVLLSQYYGIAHHSTPNYLAQISGQGPNPVTKNDCPAYVPFEPFGTTSPGQLEGSGCVYPASVPTVAGQLTTAGKTWKAYIEDMQTPCEHPELWAKDDHRTAKVGDQYATYHDPFVYFESITSSPQCQSSVVPFSQFAEDLESIRTTPNLSYISPNLCDDGHDSPCVDGRPGGLASADVWLRQQVPAILASPAFKQDGVLVITFDEADGTTAGPDGLLPGGTAGGRVGALVLSPFTLGGTTSDTPYNHYSLLATIEDLFSLPRLGYASAPGLKAFGPDVFSNKP, from the coding sequence ATGGCACCCGTCTTCCCTGCTACCGTCGCTGCAAGCCTGCGCGAGGATGAGGCCGGCGGCCTGTATGCGTGCTTCAGCATTCGACGCACCGCCAAACCCTTCCGAGGCGACAGGATGAGCGGGGTCCAGGGAAGGATAGGCAAGCTCATGCGGCAGTGTCCGCGGCTCGTTGCCGCGGCGGCCCTCACCCTCCTGGCATTCGCGGGCTGCCATTCCTCGCTCCCCGGGCCCGCGCCCCCTTCAGGAGCAAGCCCTGCCGCGACCTCATCGACCTCTGCCGCCACCTCTGGCCACGTCTTCGTGATCAACCTCGAGAACAAGAGCTACCTCAGGACCTGGGGACCTGCCTCTGTGGCCCCGTACCTGTCCGGTACCCTGCGGGCCCAGGGCGTCCTGCTCTCCCAGTACTACGGCATAGCGCACCACTCGACCCCGAACTACCTCGCCCAGATTTCCGGGCAAGGACCCAACCCGGTCACCAAGAACGACTGCCCCGCCTACGTCCCGTTCGAGCCTTTCGGGACGACGTCGCCCGGGCAACTGGAGGGGAGCGGTTGCGTGTACCCCGCCTCAGTTCCCACGGTCGCCGGGCAGCTCACCACCGCCGGTAAGACCTGGAAAGCCTATATAGAGGACATGCAGACTCCCTGCGAACACCCGGAACTCTGGGCGAAGGACGACCATCGCACCGCCAAAGTGGGCGATCAGTATGCGACCTACCACGACCCGTTCGTGTACTTCGAGTCGATCACCTCATCGCCCCAGTGCCAGAGCAGCGTCGTCCCGTTCTCCCAGTTCGCCGAGGACCTCGAGTCCATCCGCACGACCCCCAACCTCTCCTACATCTCGCCGAACCTGTGCGACGACGGCCACGACAGTCCCTGCGTCGACGGGCGGCCGGGCGGACTGGCAAGCGCAGACGTCTGGCTGCGTCAGCAGGTGCCGGCAATCTTGGCGTCCCCTGCTTTCAAGCAGGACGGTGTCCTCGTGATCACCTTCGACGAAGCCGACGGTACGACCGCGGGACCGGACGGGCTCCTGCCAGGCGGCACGGCTGGCGGAAGGGTGGGCGCTCTCGTGCTCTCACCCTTCACGCTGGGCGGAACGACCTCGGACACGCCGTACAACCACTACAGCCTGCTCGCCACTATCGAGGACCTCTTTTCCCTGCCCCGTCTCGGCTACGCCTCCGCCCCGGGCCTCAAAGCCTTCGGCCCGGACGTCTTCAGCAACAAGCCGTGA
- a CDS encoding DUF4232 domain-containing protein produces MTRHLRLPALAATLFVAALGLAACGNNATSQTTTSPSGSSTSSPSATPSSTGSDSASATPMPSSSGSAAPTTAPVAGAPARCVSSQLKASLGPGAGGAAGHVYSKIVLTNTSSTPCLLSGFAGVSLTAGPDGGPIGAPADRDSSVPVTNIVLQPGQSGGADFGYTQPGLYGGSCTQVQAAGIRIYPPEDYGSVFISQPETACSETGIHLLTLKAFQPM; encoded by the coding sequence GTGACTCGCCACTTGCGCCTTCCGGCCCTCGCCGCAACACTCTTCGTCGCGGCCCTCGGCCTCGCTGCCTGCGGCAACAACGCCACGAGCCAGACGACCACGAGCCCGAGCGGCTCGTCCACGTCGTCGCCGTCGGCCACGCCGTCCTCCACGGGCTCCGACTCCGCGAGCGCAACTCCCATGCCGAGTTCCTCGGGTAGCGCTGCACCGACCACGGCGCCGGTGGCGGGCGCCCCTGCCCGCTGCGTCTCGTCGCAGCTCAAGGCCTCGCTCGGCCCAGGCGCTGGCGGCGCGGCAGGGCACGTCTATTCCAAGATCGTCCTCACGAACACGAGCTCGACTCCTTGCCTCCTCTCAGGCTTCGCCGGCGTCTCGCTCACGGCTGGCCCAGACGGCGGGCCGATCGGCGCACCCGCCGACCGAGACAGCTCCGTGCCCGTCACGAATATCGTCCTCCAGCCGGGACAGTCCGGCGGCGCCGACTTCGGCTACACCCAGCCGGGGCTGTATGGCGGAAGCTGCACCCAGGTGCAGGCGGCCGGCATCCGTATCTACCCGCCGGAGGACTACGGCTCGGTCTTCATCTCCCAGCCCGAGACGGCCTGCAGCGAGACGGGCATCCACCTGCTGACCCTCAAGGCATTCCAGCCGATGTAG